The nucleotide sequence TTCACGGTTGTCGTCGTCTTCCCCACGCCACCCTTCTGGTTCGCAACTGTGAGAATGCGCTGTCGTTCTGGTCGGGGGAGTTGTGAGTACGCTCCATGAAGAACACGGGTCGCGCGCTGGGCTGCGGCCGCAATGGGGCTGTCGGCAAGAATGTCGTCGATCACGCTGCCACCTTCTGCTTTGGCGTTCGGCAATGTCGCATAGTCGAGGCTGCCGCTGGTTTCACGTGAAACAGGGCCATCAGTCTCGGTTGGCATCACGGACTAGTTTCCCTTCCGACGTAGTGAACGCTTTCGATGCCCGCTCTTCCTCACACGCACCACAGTGGTAGGCACTTCCAGAACGCCCTGACCACACAGGAGCACATCGACTTCACCGGCGCCGATCGCAGGGAGGCCCTTCATATCTCGCGCAACTTCCTCGCGGGCGCTTTCCCCCTTCACGGCGAGCGCAACACCCTCGTCGTGCAGGAGAGGAAGTGACCAGCGCATGAGTTGCAGCAGCGGCGCAACCGCACGCGATGTCACGATGTCTGCGCCCCCCACCTCTGTCACTACTTCTTTCTGCTCCGCACGCCCACGTACCACCACTACATTGAGCTCAGCCGTCTCGAGAAAGTCCAGTAGGAATTGCGTGCGGCGAAGCATCGGTTCGACCAACGTGACTTGAAGATCGGGTCTGGCGATCGCCAAGGGGATGCCCGGCAAGCCACCGCCGCTCCCGATATCAACGACGCTGCTGTTCTCGGGTATCAGTTCACCGATTGCAGCGCTATTGAGGATATGACGATCCCATATGCGATCAGTTTCACGCGGGCCAATAACTCCCCGCGTCACACCTTCGCTTGCGAGGTAATCGTGGTATTTCGTCGCATTGTCGATACGGTCACCGAAGATTTCGGTGACCGCAGCCTGCAAGTGATCCGGAATATGTTTCACGTGAAACGCCCAGTGTGGTGTTGAGGGACGAACTACATGTATGTAGTTCCGCATTCAGTCTAGGTCACAGTAGCGGGCCGCGCGAGACTACTTCCCGGAGAGCCACCCAAACTGGCTCAGCCACGTGGACAAATCCAGAGCATGCACTCGCGACAAGCGGAAAGGTTACGTCACATGACGTAATAGGCACGGACCGGGCAGAGGGCTGTCGGATTATGCCTACAGACCCAGAAGGGGTGCGGCTTTAAAGCCGCACCCCCTCGGAACAACGTCAAAAGTCGGGAGAAATTAGACCTTCATAACGACGACACGCCTGTTCGGCTCTTCGCCTTCGCTTTCACTCCTAACACCCTCGACACCGGCGACGGCATCGTGCACGATCTTCCGTTCAAAGGGGGTCATGGGCTTCAGTGATTCTTGAACGCCCGTGTTCAGAACCCGTTGGGCGACTGTCGCCCCATGAGCGGCCAGATCGTTGCGACGCTGCGCGCGCCAGCCCGCAACATCAAGCATCAAGCGACTGCGGACACCGGTGCCCTGTTGTACTGCCAGGCGCGTCAGCTCCTGAAGCGCATCCAGGACCTCACCATGTCGTCCCACCAGTTTAGTAAGGTCTTCGCTGCCATCGATCGCCACGATAGCCCGATCGCCTTCGACATCCAGATCGATGTCACCATCGTAATCAAGGATATCGAGCAGTTGCTCCAAGTAATCGCCGGCTAGTTCACCCTCTTCTACTAACCGTTCCTCGAGATCGTCACCAGCATCGCTAGTAACCGTTGACTCGGCGTTTGTCACGTCGCCATCTCCTGACTTACAGCGGAGCCTTCCCCGCCACCTACAAAACGATCAGTACCCAATTGCTTGTGAAATAAGCACTCTGCGGATCGTGCTGAATCCTCAGAAAACGTGCCTACCGACCCCTGCGCTTTTTCTTCCTCGATTTCGACCCGCGTGTCCGATTTGGAGTACTTGGCCGTGCTCCGGCCTGAGGTTTGCGTCGGTCCGCAGTAGGGGAGGGGTCGGCGTCACCCGAAGCATCTTCAGGGTCAACTACGTCGTCATCTTGGCTCGCGGCGGTTTTCTTTCCGCTCGTCGGCTTTGCGCCAGGCTTCGGGGCATAGCTATCACGACGTTCGATAACATCGAGTCGCTTCTGCTCCTCTTCAGCATCAATGGACTTGTAAACGATCTTCTGCTGCAAGTAGGTCCACGAGTTGTTCGCAACCCAGTACAGGAGAATAGCCACGGGAAGGAAAGGACCACCGACCAAGACACCGAGTGGGAAAACATAGAGCGCGAGCCGGTTCATGATCGCCGTTTGAGGCTGATCAGCAACGGCAGCGGATTGTCTGGAGACCGAATGCTTCGCATTCAAGTGCGTCATGATCGACGCAATGATCATCAGCGGGACGGCGATGAAACCAATTGCGACTCGGCTCGGTGGTGCCGAGGACAGCGCTGATGCGTCGAACGCACTGAATACATCGTCACCATGTGCGATGGCCGCCGAGAGCGGGGAACCAAGGAGCCTTGCGTCAAGGAATGAACGCACGTCATCAACGCTGAATACATAGTTGCCGAGATTCGCGTTGAGCTCAGGATCGAGATGCAGGCGGCCCGGGCCGTAGCCGCCGGTCCTGTTGAAAGACATAAGAACGTGGTAAAGACCAATAAACACAGGCACCTGGGCGAGCATTGGCAAACAGCCAAGGAGCGGATTGAAGCCGTGCTCCTTCTGCAATTTCTGCATTTCCAGCGCCATGCGCTGACGGTCCTTGCCGTACTTCTTTCGAAGCGCCTTAATTTGTGGCTGGAGTTCCTGCATCTTCCGCGTCGTCCGCACCTGTTTGACGAACGGCTTGTAGAGAAGCGCACGAATGGTGAAGACAAGGAAAATTACCGAGAGTGCCCATGTAATCCCGTTATCGGGACCAAGGCCGGGAATGAACCCAAACACCTTGTGCCAGAACCAGAGAATTCCGGAGACTGGATAGTAGATGAAATTGAGCACTGGTCTAGGCACTCCTCTTCACTTCGTCACTCGCCTCCGCAGCGCAACTGACGCAAGGATCGTCATTGTTCTTACGT is from Hoyosella subflava DQS3-9A1 and encodes:
- the rsmG gene encoding 16S rRNA (guanine(527)-N(7))-methyltransferase RsmG; the encoded protein is MKHIPDHLQAAVTEIFGDRIDNATKYHDYLASEGVTRGVIGPRETDRIWDRHILNSAAIGELIPENSSVVDIGSGGGLPGIPLAIARPDLQVTLVEPMLRRTQFLLDFLETAELNVVVVRGRAEQKEVVTEVGGADIVTSRAVAPLLQLMRWSLPLLHDEGVALAVKGESAREEVARDMKGLPAIGAGEVDVLLCGQGVLEVPTTVVRVRKSGHRKRSLRRKGN
- the yidC gene encoding membrane protein insertase YidC, which codes for MLNFIYYPVSGILWFWHKVFGFIPGLGPDNGITWALSVIFLVFTIRALLYKPFVKQVRTTRKMQELQPQIKALRKKYGKDRQRMALEMQKLQKEHGFNPLLGCLPMLAQVPVFIGLYHVLMSFNRTGGYGPGRLHLDPELNANLGNYVFSVDDVRSFLDARLLGSPLSAAIAHGDDVFSAFDASALSSAPPSRVAIGFIAVPLMIIASIMTHLNAKHSVSRQSAAVADQPQTAIMNRLALYVFPLGVLVGGPFLPVAILLYWVANNSWTYLQQKIVYKSIDAEEEQKRLDVIERRDSYAPKPGAKPTSGKKTAASQDDDVVDPEDASGDADPSPTADRRKPQAGARPSTPNRTRGSKSRKKKRRGR
- a CDS encoding Jag family protein; the encoded protein is MTNAESTVTSDAGDDLEERLVEEGELAGDYLEQLLDILDYDGDIDLDVEGDRAIVAIDGSEDLTKLVGRHGEVLDALQELTRLAVQQGTGVRSRLMLDVAGWRAQRRNDLAAHGATVAQRVLNTGVQESLKPMTPFERKIVHDAVAGVEGVRSESEGEEPNRRVVVMKV